DNA from Pseudocitrobacter corydidari:
GTTCACGATCTCGATTCCTTATGGGATGTAGTGACCGGTAGCCAGCTTCCGCTGCCGCTGGAGATAGAGTTCCTGCATCTGGATGAGAAGCAGAAGCGGCGTTACGGTGCGCTGATACTGTTATTTGATGAAGCAGAGGAAGAGCTGGAAGGGATGCTGCGCTTTAACCTTTCGCGGACATAAAAAAGCCCCCGCGTAACGGCGGGGGCAAGTCGTCGGACAAGACGACGAGGGTTTATTTGTACAGTTCTGCGGTCGCGTGCCAGGTATTACCGGAACGCGCTTCAATAATGCGGTAGCCGCTTGCGCCTTCTTTTGCTGCTTTTGCTGATAATGCGCTATTCATATCCATCGGCGAGCTGCCGACCTGAGATACGGAAACGGTGCCCATAGATTGCAGGCTCTGTGCTTGTTCTGCACTAATTTGCTCAGCGGCGCTGGCACCAAAAGAGAGAACAGAAGCCAGACCCAAAGAAGCGATGATCATTGCGTTTTTCATAATTTTTACTCCACCATGTGCGACAGCGGTGAGAGGAGAAAACATGGCTTCCTGGACCGCTGTAGAAAATTTTTTTACCTAAATCTTACCTACTCTATAAGCCAAACTTATTTGTACAGTTCAGCCGTTGCGTGCCAGTGGTCACCGGTACGCGCTTCG
Protein-coding regions in this window:
- a CDS encoding barstar family protein → MEVYSFDFDEIENQGDFYREFTRLFILKSGLVHDLDSLWDVVTGSQLPLPLEIEFLHLDEKQKRRYGALILLFDEAEEELEGMLRFNLSRT
- the yhcN gene encoding peroxide/acid stress response protein YhcN; amino-acid sequence: MKNAMIIASLGLASVLSFGASAAEQISAEQAQSLQSMGTVSVSQVGSSPMDMNSALSAKAAKEGASGYRIIEARSGNTWHATAELYK